Proteins from a single region of Dyadobacter fanqingshengii:
- a CDS encoding efflux RND transporter periplasmic adaptor subunit: protein MKSNTKSVFSIIPNLNKSLSLVIISGTLLATLSCKEKKDTFQAKGGGGPTIVDVIVVKSEKVSDKVEVNGTIVANEFAELRPEVSGLLTYLNVPEGRTVTKGTVIARINNADLQAQLSRTKVQLELAETTQQRLKQLVAVNGINQADYDLAVNQVNTLKADMVYTQALIDKTIVRAPFTGVIGLRKVSEGSFVTSTSVISTMQQLSNLRIDFTIPEIFQKYVQKGINVEVLLDQNSGKRQTARIIALEPQVNQSTRNITVRAVLNSGSTSPGSFAKVYLNASTNKASILIPTNCIIPEAMGKKAVVVKGGKAVFVDIQTGDRREDVVEVTSGLNVGDTVVVSGVLFARPDAPVKVRSVKSLNVAK from the coding sequence ATGAAGTCAAACACGAAGTCTGTATTTTCTATAATACCGAATCTGAATAAATCCCTCTCACTTGTTATCATCTCGGGCACGCTCCTCGCAACACTTTCCTGCAAAGAAAAAAAGGACACTTTTCAAGCAAAAGGCGGCGGCGGTCCTACGATCGTGGATGTCATTGTTGTAAAGTCTGAAAAAGTAAGTGATAAAGTTGAAGTCAACGGAACGATTGTTGCTAACGAGTTTGCCGAGCTTCGGCCGGAAGTTAGCGGGCTTCTTACTTATTTGAATGTTCCTGAGGGGCGGACGGTAACAAAAGGCACGGTTATAGCACGGATAAACAATGCAGATCTTCAAGCACAGCTCAGTCGCACCAAAGTACAGCTTGAACTTGCAGAAACAACGCAGCAACGGTTAAAGCAACTTGTGGCGGTTAACGGCATTAATCAGGCAGATTATGATCTGGCTGTTAACCAGGTTAATACATTGAAGGCGGATATGGTTTACACCCAGGCTTTGATCGACAAAACCATTGTGCGGGCGCCATTTACCGGGGTTATAGGGTTAAGAAAAGTAAGTGAAGGCTCTTTTGTGACTTCCACGAGCGTTATTTCAACAATGCAGCAGTTGTCCAACCTAAGAATCGACTTTACAATTCCAGAGATTTTTCAAAAATATGTTCAAAAAGGCATTAATGTAGAGGTGCTTTTAGATCAAAATAGTGGAAAAAGGCAAACTGCGCGGATTATCGCACTGGAACCGCAGGTTAATCAAAGTACAAGGAACATTACGGTGAGAGCTGTGCTGAATTCCGGTTCTACCAGCCCTGGTTCCTTTGCTAAAGTATATTTGAATGCGAGTACAAATAAAGCCAGTATCTTAATTCCTACTAACTGCATTATTCCCGAAGCGATGGGCAAAAAGGCGGTTGTTGTAAAAGGTGGTAAGGCAGTCTTTGTCGACATCCAAACCGGCGACAGACGGGAAGATGTAGTGGAAGTAACGAGTGGCTTGAATGTGGGCGATACCGTGGTTGTTTCGGGCGTGTTATTTGCCCGTCCTGATGCTCCTGTGAAAGTGAGAAGCGTAAAAAGCTTGAATGTTGCGAAGTAA
- a CDS encoding efflux RND transporter permease subunit, which produces MNISELSLKRPVLAVVMNLLIILFGVVGYNFLSLRDYPAIDPPVVNVRTSYTGANADIIESQITEPLEKSINGIPGIKSISSSSQIGASNITVEFNLEADLEGAANDVRDKVSQAQRNLPQDVDAPPVVSKADANSDFILLLAVQSPSKGLLELSEYAENVLQQSLQTIDGVSAINIFGQKRYAMRIWLDPDKMSAYGISYNDISNTLSAENVELPAGKIYGDNTELTIRTMGRLTSEKEFSDLVIKNDTAGIVRLANVAKVELGPENEEQSWKYNGMYAVGLAVIPQPGANYVEISDEFNKRLAEIQKSNKSDITFSVLLDNTRLVRQSILEVEETLLIAFSLVVIVILFFFRSFVVAIRPLIDIPISLVATFFIMYLFGFSINILTLLGIVLATGLVVDDGIVVTENIFRKLESGLPIRQAALEGSREIFFAVISTSLTLAVVFLPVIFLEGFVGSLFREFGIVVASAVLISAFVSLTITPVLNVFLNRKGAGHGWFYNKTEPFFTGMEDGYNRSLRGFMKARWVAWVLVAACGVLIYFTYTNLQSELAPMEDRNSIRFNLSAPEGTSFNQMQQISDQLSNFLNDSIPEKAFTFSATPGFGGGGMNSGTARIGLVPAGDRAKSQNDLAQEINKKLARFNDARIFATQEQTIAVGQGSRGGLPVQFVLQNLDFNKIFDVLPKFLEEARQDPTFQNVDVNLKFNKPEIRLTIDRLKARDLGLSTTDVAGAIQSAFSGRRLAYFIMNGQQYQVIGQVERTERNKPGDISKLYVRNNRGENIPLTAVVKMKEESGPPTIYHYNRYKSATVSASLVEGKTIGDGVEAMRRIAAKLLDESFQTSLTGSSRDFEESSSNTSFAFGLALLLVYLVLAGQFESFTDPFIIMITVPLALAGALLSLYLFGLTINIFSQIGMIMLIGLVTKNGILIVEFANQKREQGMGRTAAAVESATQRLRPILMTSLATAFGALPIALSLGAAATSRVPLGVVIVGGLMFSLILTLFVIPAVYTFISPKNHKMTEEQKMAEELTVQHQ; this is translated from the coding sequence ATGAACATTTCTGAATTATCATTAAAACGGCCCGTATTAGCCGTAGTTATGAACCTGCTCATCATTCTTTTTGGGGTGGTAGGTTATAATTTCCTTTCGCTTCGCGACTATCCCGCCATTGACCCGCCGGTTGTAAACGTCCGGACAAGCTATACCGGCGCGAATGCCGATATCATCGAAAGCCAGATCACTGAGCCGCTCGAAAAAAGTATTAATGGTATTCCCGGTATTAAAAGTATCAGCTCTTCCAGCCAGATCGGAGCCAGTAACATAACCGTTGAGTTTAACCTCGAAGCTGACCTCGAAGGCGCAGCCAATGATGTGCGTGACAAGGTGAGTCAGGCGCAACGCAACCTTCCGCAGGATGTGGATGCACCTCCAGTGGTAAGCAAAGCCGACGCGAACAGTGATTTCATCTTACTTCTGGCTGTGCAAAGTCCTTCCAAAGGTTTGTTGGAATTGAGTGAATATGCAGAGAATGTATTGCAGCAAAGCCTCCAAACCATTGACGGTGTTAGTGCCATTAACATTTTCGGGCAAAAGCGATATGCCATGCGCATCTGGCTTGACCCCGATAAAATGAGCGCTTATGGCATTTCCTATAATGATATTTCAAACACACTAAGCGCTGAAAACGTTGAACTGCCTGCCGGAAAAATATATGGTGATAACACCGAGTTGACCATCAGGACAATGGGCCGGCTAACGAGCGAAAAGGAATTTAGCGATCTGGTAATTAAAAATGACACCGCAGGAATCGTTCGCCTTGCTAATGTGGCCAAAGTAGAATTAGGTCCTGAGAATGAAGAGCAAAGCTGGAAATATAATGGCATGTATGCGGTTGGACTTGCGGTCATTCCGCAACCCGGCGCCAATTATGTTGAGATTTCGGATGAGTTTAATAAAAGACTTGCTGAGATTCAGAAATCCAACAAATCAGACATTACATTCAGTGTTCTGCTTGATAACACACGGCTTGTTCGCCAATCCATTCTGGAAGTTGAAGAAACGCTGCTCATCGCGTTTTCGCTGGTCGTGATTGTAATCCTGTTCTTTTTCAGAAGTTTCGTTGTTGCCATCCGCCCTTTGATTGATATTCCGATTTCGCTGGTTGCGACGTTCTTTATCATGTATCTGTTTGGGTTTTCTATTAATATATTAACCCTTCTCGGCATCGTTCTGGCCACCGGACTTGTGGTAGATGATGGTATTGTGGTCACGGAAAATATATTTCGAAAGCTCGAAAGCGGGCTGCCGATCCGGCAGGCTGCATTGGAAGGAAGCCGTGAGATCTTCTTCGCTGTAATTTCTACCTCGCTTACGCTTGCCGTGGTTTTTCTTCCGGTAATTTTCCTCGAAGGTTTTGTCGGCAGTTTGTTCAGGGAATTCGGGATCGTCGTAGCGTCTGCGGTTTTGATCTCAGCATTTGTTTCACTGACCATTACGCCGGTGCTTAACGTATTCCTGAACCGCAAGGGCGCTGGCCATGGTTGGTTTTATAACAAAACAGAGCCATTCTTTACAGGGATGGAAGATGGCTATAACAGGTCACTGCGTGGTTTTATGAAAGCCCGCTGGGTTGCCTGGGTGCTGGTGGCTGCCTGTGGCGTGCTTATTTATTTTACCTACACCAATCTCCAGAGTGAGCTTGCGCCTATGGAAGACCGGAATAGTATCCGTTTCAACCTTTCCGCGCCAGAAGGAACGAGCTTCAACCAAATGCAGCAGATATCCGATCAGCTGTCCAATTTCCTCAATGATTCAATTCCTGAAAAAGCGTTTACATTCTCTGCAACACCGGGCTTTGGCGGTGGTGGAATGAACAGTGGCACAGCCCGTATCGGCCTGGTTCCGGCGGGTGACAGAGCCAAAAGTCAGAATGATCTTGCGCAGGAAATCAATAAGAAACTAGCGCGTTTCAATGACGCTCGAATTTTTGCAACACAAGAACAGACCATCGCCGTTGGCCAGGGTTCCAGAGGTGGCTTACCCGTCCAGTTCGTTTTGCAAAACCTCGATTTCAATAAGATTTTCGACGTTCTCCCGAAATTCCTGGAAGAAGCACGCCAGGATCCGACATTCCAGAATGTAGACGTAAACCTTAAATTCAATAAACCGGAGATCCGGCTTACTATCGACCGTTTGAAGGCCAGGGATCTGGGATTATCGACGACTGATGTGGCCGGTGCCATTCAATCTGCTTTTAGCGGACGCAGGCTTGCTTATTTCATCATGAATGGTCAGCAATATCAGGTGATAGGGCAAGTGGAACGGACGGAGCGGAACAAACCTGGTGATATTTCCAAACTATATGTGCGGAACAACCGGGGTGAGAACATTCCATTGACAGCCGTTGTAAAAATGAAGGAAGAAAGCGGCCCGCCAACGATTTATCACTATAATCGTTACAAAAGTGCCACCGTATCCGCCTCATTGGTGGAAGGAAAAACCATTGGCGATGGTGTTGAGGCCATGCGTAGAATAGCTGCAAAATTGCTTGACGAATCATTCCAGACATCATTAACAGGCTCATCGCGCGACTTTGAAGAAAGCTCTTCCAACACCAGCTTTGCATTTGGACTGGCATTACTCCTTGTATATCTGGTTCTCGCAGGACAATTTGAGAGCTTCACGGATCCCTTTATCATTATGATCACTGTGCCGCTCGCATTAGCGGGAGCTTTGCTAAGTCTTTATCTTTTTGGATTGACCATCAATATTTTCTCGCAGATCGGGATGATTATGCTCATTGGCCTCGTGACGAAAAACGGGATCCTGATCGTAGAGTTTGCGAATCAGAAACGAGAACAGGGCATGGGACGAACGGCTGCTGCGGTAGAATCGGCCACGCAGCGTTTACGACCCATTCTGATGACAAGCCTTGCAACCGCTTTTGGTGCATTGCCTATCGCATTGAGTTTGGGAGCCGCCGCTACCAGCCGGGTTCCGCTGGGTGTTGTCATCGTGGGCGGTCTGATGTTCTCGCTGATCCTTACATTGTTTGTAATCCCGGCTGTGTACACCTTTATCTCACCGAAAAACCATAAAATGACTGAGGAACAGAAAATGGCGGAAGAACTCACAGTTCAACATCAATAA
- a CDS encoding TolC family protein: protein MNPLLILKCKKNLLLMLLLVSSSAFSMQVDSLTITLEDAIATALKNNYEIEIAKNNVEANTLLNNYGVAGGLPLVTAAATNTEQITQINQKLNDGTEINRNAAAGNNTQASLNASILLYNGKRVVSTKKRLAELQNQSAELLNSQIQNTIALVMTSYYDVVRQLSYLNTVRTSIQASEKRLEILKVRKEAGMANNADLFQAQIDLNTLNQTLLDQQMVAQVAKTELLRILTLDPKVAVTIKDTILVDNNMKLETVLDRIVVNADVKAADHQIRINELIVRETAAARYPTVRFNTAYNYSRNQNAAGFTLLNRAVGPNAGISLAVPIYNGSAFKRQQQVAEINTESAKFQRSTIVRDYNAGAVKMFQTYLSSLQQLETQKLNYNLSKQLLDLTLQRFELIQATIIDVREAQRSFEDAGYRMINLNYAAKAAEIELKRLSNTLQ from the coding sequence ATGAACCCGCTCCTGATTTTGAAATGTAAGAAGAACCTTTTATTAATGCTTTTGCTGGTTAGTAGCAGCGCATTTTCAATGCAGGTGGACAGCCTGACTATCACATTGGAGGATGCCATTGCGACAGCTTTAAAAAATAATTACGAAATAGAAATTGCCAAAAACAATGTTGAAGCCAATACATTGCTCAACAATTATGGCGTTGCCGGAGGCTTGCCCCTGGTCACTGCTGCGGCCACAAACACAGAGCAAATCACGCAAATTAACCAAAAGCTTAACGACGGAACGGAAATCAATCGGAATGCGGCAGCAGGTAACAACACCCAGGCAAGTTTGAATGCAAGCATTTTGTTATACAATGGCAAAAGAGTTGTTTCAACCAAGAAAAGGCTGGCAGAACTTCAAAATCAAAGCGCCGAGCTGCTAAACTCTCAAATTCAAAACACTATTGCCCTGGTAATGACGAGTTATTATGATGTGGTTCGCCAGTTGAGCTACTTAAATACGGTCAGGACTTCGATCCAGGCTTCCGAAAAAAGGCTGGAAATTTTGAAGGTAAGAAAAGAAGCCGGTATGGCTAATAATGCAGATCTGTTTCAGGCACAAATCGATTTGAATACACTAAATCAAACCCTGCTGGATCAACAAATGGTTGCTCAGGTGGCTAAAACAGAGCTTTTGCGCATTCTTACCCTGGATCCAAAAGTTGCAGTTACCATTAAGGACACGATTCTGGTTGATAATAATATGAAATTGGAAACGGTTCTGGACCGCATCGTTGTGAATGCGGATGTAAAAGCAGCAGATCACCAGATTCGAATCAATGAGCTGATCGTGAGAGAGACGGCCGCGGCAAGATATCCGACAGTACGTTTTAATACAGCTTATAATTATTCCCGAAATCAAAATGCTGCCGGTTTTACATTGCTAAACCGGGCAGTTGGCCCCAATGCCGGCATTTCGCTTGCTGTTCCGATTTACAACGGCTCCGCATTCAAAAGGCAGCAACAGGTTGCAGAAATCAATACGGAAAGTGCAAAGTTTCAGCGGAGCACAATTGTTCGCGATTACAATGCCGGGGCTGTGAAAATGTTTCAAACCTATTTGAGTTCGTTACAACAGCTTGAAACACAGAAATTAAACTATAACCTGAGCAAGCAATTGCTGGACCTCACATTACAACGATTCGAACTTATTCAGGCAACGATCATTGACGTCCGGGAAGCGCAGCGCAGTTTTGAGGACGCCGGATATCGGATGATTAATCTCAACTATGCAGCCAAAGCAGCTGAAATCGAGCTCAAAAGACTTAGTAACACGCTGCAATAA
- a CDS encoding TonB-dependent receptor domain-containing protein: protein MKNLRLPFLLLLLITIQAYGQEEPAETFFVKGKLEDGDKNPVLFANVALYSTKDSTLTGGIASDDKGVFAFPAAPGNYFLKITYLTLDEKIVPNVTVAAQDVDLGTISLKSNSKVLEEVLVRGEKSQMELQLDKRVFNVGKDLSNIGSNASDILNNMPSVTVDVEGNVALRGSQNVRILIDGKQSGMVGLNPAEALRQIPGDLIESIEIITNPSSRYDAEGEVGILNIVMKKNIRYGLNGSFTATGGYPANFGGSFNLNYRRKKVNLIANYGLMYREGPGRGNSRQEYNSADTSFVYEQKTARTRSGTSNNFMVGLDYFLNNFNTVTATVSYRKSMNKNKSQLDYMDYDFNNVLTETVTRTERETEPRTNIEAALNYEKKFDKKGQSLTFNSKYIISDETESSRYREFSNLDPAGIMQRAFNTEDERTFLAQLDYIQPVGKDGKIEAGLKTSIRLLDNDFSVHQQDEQMDWRILEQYDNRFAYDEKIHAGYVMASNQFGKVFLQAGLRGEYSDITTELKKTNERNHRGYFNLFPSVHMSYKLKDMQTVQLSYSYRLSRPDFRDLLPFSNFSDSRVFRAGNPLLNPEFTHSFEAGHLLNMPKGSLLSSIYYRHRLGVVENITSVDSTGFTTVTPVNLSTGDSYGFEFNLTYDPAPWWKLTGNANIFRAINEGFYNDKVLKSDTYSWTSRFSSRLTLFKSVDFQSSFNYRAPRKTTQGRDRAIYFIDLGFSKDILKGKATVTASVRDLLNSQKRRSIVENSGYYSRSEFQWRARQFLVTFAYRLNRSKEKERMDNKGGDNEED, encoded by the coding sequence ATGAAAAATTTACGGCTGCCTTTTTTGCTTTTGCTGTTGATTACGATTCAAGCGTATGGGCAGGAAGAGCCAGCGGAAACATTCTTTGTTAAGGGCAAATTGGAGGATGGAGATAAAAATCCCGTTCTGTTCGCCAATGTTGCACTCTATTCTACCAAGGATTCAACCCTTACCGGCGGTATCGCTTCTGATGATAAAGGCGTTTTTGCGTTTCCAGCCGCACCGGGAAATTATTTTCTCAAAATCACGTATCTCACTTTGGATGAGAAGATTGTCCCCAATGTGACCGTTGCAGCGCAAGATGTTGACCTGGGAACAATTTCACTTAAATCCAATTCGAAAGTTTTAGAAGAAGTGCTCGTTCGGGGTGAAAAAAGTCAGATGGAATTACAGCTCGATAAACGCGTCTTTAATGTTGGAAAAGACCTGAGCAACATTGGAAGCAACGCTTCCGACATCTTGAACAATATGCCTTCGGTAACCGTGGATGTCGAGGGAAATGTAGCATTACGTGGAAGCCAGAATGTGCGGATACTGATCGATGGAAAACAATCGGGAATGGTAGGGCTTAATCCGGCGGAAGCATTGCGGCAGATTCCCGGCGACCTGATCGAGAGCATTGAGATCATTACAAATCCTTCCTCACGCTACGATGCAGAGGGCGAAGTGGGGATTTTGAACATTGTAATGAAGAAAAACATTCGATATGGCCTGAATGGGTCTTTCACAGCAACAGGAGGTTATCCCGCAAACTTTGGTGGTTCATTTAATCTCAATTACCGCAGAAAAAAGGTTAATCTAATCGCAAACTACGGCTTAATGTATCGTGAAGGACCTGGACGCGGCAATTCGCGGCAAGAATATAACAGCGCAGACACAAGCTTTGTATACGAGCAAAAAACAGCAAGAACACGGTCCGGAACCTCAAACAATTTCATGGTCGGGCTGGACTATTTTCTAAATAACTTCAACACAGTTACAGCGACTGTTTCTTATCGTAAGTCTATGAATAAGAACAAGTCACAGCTGGATTACATGGATTATGATTTCAATAATGTATTAACGGAAACGGTTACAAGAACGGAAAGAGAAACTGAACCCAGAACCAACATTGAAGCCGCGCTGAATTATGAAAAGAAGTTTGACAAAAAAGGACAAAGCCTGACATTCAATTCCAAATACATTATCAGCGACGAAACGGAATCTTCGCGCTATCGGGAGTTTTCGAATTTAGACCCGGCTGGGATCATGCAGCGCGCATTCAACACCGAAGATGAAAGGACTTTCCTGGCGCAACTTGATTACATTCAACCTGTTGGAAAAGATGGAAAAATAGAAGCGGGCCTTAAAACCTCTATCAGATTGCTGGATAACGATTTTTCGGTTCATCAGCAGGACGAGCAGATGGATTGGCGGATCTTGGAACAATATGATAACCGGTTTGCATACGACGAAAAAATTCATGCGGGTTATGTAATGGCCAGCAATCAATTTGGAAAAGTTTTCCTGCAGGCTGGATTACGCGGCGAATATTCGGACATTACCACCGAACTTAAAAAGACAAATGAGCGCAATCACCGGGGTTATTTCAATTTATTCCCCAGCGTGCACATGTCTTACAAGCTAAAAGACATGCAAACAGTACAGCTGAGTTACAGTTACCGCCTCAGCCGCCCTGATTTCAGGGATCTTCTGCCCTTTTCCAATTTCAGCGATTCCAGAGTTTTCAGAGCTGGTAATCCCTTGCTGAATCCCGAATTCACACATTCTTTTGAAGCTGGCCACTTGCTGAATATGCCAAAAGGATCATTGCTTTCCAGCATTTATTACCGTCATAGATTGGGTGTTGTTGAGAACATAACTTCCGTGGACTCAACCGGATTCACTACGGTCACACCTGTAAACCTTTCAACCGGAGATTCTTATGGTTTTGAATTTAACCTTACTTATGACCCCGCGCCCTGGTGGAAACTGACTGGTAATGCGAACATTTTCCGCGCGATCAATGAGGGCTTTTACAATGATAAGGTTTTGAAAAGTGACACTTATTCGTGGACAAGCCGCTTTTCCTCGCGGCTTACGCTTTTCAAATCCGTTGATTTTCAGTCGTCATTCAATTATCGTGCGCCCAGGAAAACCACGCAAGGAAGAGATCGGGCCATTTATTTTATAGATCTTGGATTTTCAAAAGATATTTTAAAGGGCAAAGCGACCGTCACGGCAAGCGTTCGTGATTTGCTCAATTCTCAAAAAAGACGCAGCATCGTTGAAAATTCGGGCTATTACTCCCGCTCCGAATTTCAATGGAGAGCGAGACAGTTTTTGGTAACATTCGCTTACCGGCTCAACCGCTCCAAAGAAAAAGAAAGGATGGATAACAAAGGCGGCGACAATGAGGAAGACTGA
- a CDS encoding CvfB family protein encodes MLFIGKYNHLTIERLTSVGMFLSDVEGEEVLLPNQYLTDEMQVGDNIKVFVYLDSEDRPVATTETPKIIRNEFALLEVTDVTEHGAFMDWGLIKDLFVPFREQSTPMQLGEWHVVFLYLDQKSSRLIASTKIDRFLENERLTVAEGDEVDLLIFSKSDLGYNAIVNQYHKGLIYGNEVFREIKIGDSLKGYVKKIREENKLDLSLQKTGYEIVEPTAQFILDELKKANGFLNLSDSSSPEDIYKKLQISKKVFKKAIGGLYKQGLIKIGDDGISLVSED; translated from the coding sequence ATGCTTTTTATAGGAAAATACAATCACCTCACCATTGAGCGCCTCACCAGCGTAGGCATGTTTCTGAGCGACGTGGAAGGCGAGGAAGTGCTGCTGCCGAATCAGTATCTCACAGATGAAATGCAGGTCGGCGATAATATTAAAGTGTTCGTTTATCTGGATTCCGAGGATCGGCCGGTAGCAACGACCGAGACGCCGAAAATTATCCGCAATGAGTTCGCATTACTCGAAGTGACGGATGTTACCGAGCACGGTGCTTTCATGGATTGGGGGTTAATCAAAGATCTTTTCGTGCCTTTCAGGGAACAAAGCACACCGATGCAGCTTGGGGAGTGGCATGTTGTTTTCCTTTATCTGGATCAAAAATCATCCCGCTTGATCGCTTCTACCAAAATCGATCGTTTTCTGGAAAATGAAAGGCTGACCGTTGCCGAAGGCGACGAGGTGGATTTGCTGATCTTTTCAAAATCAGATCTGGGCTATAATGCCATTGTAAATCAATATCACAAAGGACTGATATATGGCAATGAGGTTTTCCGTGAGATAAAAATCGGCGATTCTCTAAAAGGTTATGTCAAAAAAATCAGGGAAGAAAATAAGCTCGATCTGAGCCTGCAAAAGACAGGTTATGAAATCGTTGAACCGACTGCACAGTTTATTTTGGATGAATTGAAAAAGGCGAACGGCTTTCTAAATCTGTCTGATAGCAGTTCTCCGGAGGATATTTACAAGAAATTACAAATCAGTAAGAAAGTCTTCAAAAAGGCGATTGGCGGGCTTTATAAACAAGGCCTGATTAAAATCGGCGATGACGGAATCAGTTTAGTAAGTGAAGATTAA
- a CDS encoding amidohydrolase family protein: protein MIKYKFIIPLTSLVLSWFMLIPASRAQNPAPAVAQSKSILVTGATIHVGNGQVIENGVIAFDKGIITQVGASGSVTSANGAEVIEAKGKHIYPGIISLNTTVGLQEIASVRATLDYNEVGEINPHVRALVAYNTDSEVIPTLRGNGILLSQAVPQGGIISGSSSVFYSDGWNWEDAVLAKDDGIWLSWPPFLASTFNYEDFTVSVKRNDKRQEVINVFRSTFSDAKAYAETQSPNPVNLRLAAMKPLFDGSANLYIRAEYGKDIIEAVNFAKENGVKKVVIVGGDESYKVTSFLKENNIPVILNPTHRLPGRVDENVYLPYELPGILHKAGVKVAITYADEWWRTRNLAFLAGTSSGFGNVTPEEALQFVTKNAAEIIGADKLVGTLEKGKHASFLVTAGDMLDMRGNVIQMAFIKGGKVNLDDKQKRLYEKYKVKYGKK from the coding sequence ATGATAAAATATAAATTCATTATCCCGCTAACCAGTCTGGTGCTGAGCTGGTTTATGCTCATTCCTGCAAGCCGCGCACAAAATCCGGCACCCGCAGTCGCGCAGTCCAAATCAATCCTCGTCACTGGCGCAACCATTCACGTCGGAAACGGGCAAGTGATTGAAAACGGTGTTATTGCATTTGATAAAGGCATTATTACCCAGGTAGGAGCCTCAGGTTCAGTTACTAGTGCAAATGGTGCGGAAGTCATTGAAGCGAAAGGCAAACACATTTATCCCGGAATCATTTCGCTGAACACAACGGTTGGTTTGCAGGAAATTGCCTCGGTGAGGGCAACATTGGATTACAATGAAGTAGGCGAGATTAATCCGCACGTAAGGGCGCTGGTGGCTTATAACACGGATTCCGAAGTGATCCCAACGTTGCGGGGCAATGGTATTTTGCTATCTCAGGCCGTGCCGCAGGGCGGCATTATTTCAGGTTCTTCGTCCGTTTTTTATTCGGATGGATGGAATTGGGAAGATGCTGTTTTGGCCAAGGATGACGGGATCTGGCTAAGCTGGCCGCCTTTTCTGGCCAGCACTTTCAATTACGAAGATTTCACTGTTTCTGTCAAAAGGAATGATAAGCGCCAGGAGGTGATCAATGTGTTTCGTTCCACATTCTCGGATGCGAAAGCTTATGCAGAAACGCAATCACCCAATCCTGTAAACCTGCGCCTTGCTGCCATGAAACCACTTTTTGATGGTTCTGCAAACTTGTACATTCGTGCGGAGTATGGAAAGGACATCATTGAAGCAGTTAATTTTGCCAAGGAAAATGGCGTGAAGAAAGTCGTGATCGTAGGCGGGGACGAGTCTTACAAAGTGACTTCATTCCTGAAAGAAAACAACATTCCTGTGATTCTGAACCCAACGCACCGCTTGCCCGGACGTGTAGACGAGAATGTTTATCTGCCTTACGAATTGCCCGGAATACTGCATAAAGCGGGTGTTAAGGTGGCCATCACTTACGCGGATGAATGGTGGCGGACGCGTAACCTTGCGTTTCTGGCGGGAACTTCATCGGGTTTTGGCAATGTGACGCCGGAAGAAGCTTTGCAGTTTGTTACTAAGAATGCAGCGGAAATTATCGGCGCGGACAAACTGGTAGGAACATTAGAAAAAGGAAAACACGCTTCGTTTCTGGTTACAGCTGGCGATATGCTGGATATGCGCGGCAATGTGATCCAAATGGCCTTTATTAAAGGCGGAAAAGTGAATTTGGATGATAAACAAAAACGGCTTTACGAAAAGTACAAAGTAAAATACGGAAAGAAATAG